The window ttgaaaataacaaaCCTTATAATCATAGAAGATTAAATCCAATAAACCCGTCCGGTAGAGCATGAGATCGTCTAAATAAGGTTTTGGCGCTTAATTAtaattcttttatttctttctcaACATTATTTGTGCAGATTATTTAcgtttaaataataaacaaaactattGTTTATGTTAAGTATAGGGATATTATAAAGAAATTAATTGAAATACACTAAGTTGAATACCATTTTCAGAAATATAttcaatcaaaaatattataacattCAGATTTAGAGTTTAATGCTAATTGTTTTGGTTTTAGTATTTAGGAGGTGTGGTTAGGTttataaacttctataaataattcttaaacatgtataaataatttaatagatTTAATTTAATCTTTTTCATAAGAATAATCTTAATTACTGaagtatttatgaaaatagttatcatttaaaagtaaatttaaaaaatagtatcaaatttgaaataaagttAGAATTTCCCCGAAATTATATTGCAAAatgcatttataatttatatgttattatttttttcgaaaattttAAGCATGCATTAAGTAGCAATACATTTAACACAGTAACAACAATACGAAATAACAACATATGtaaaacaggaacaacaatacGGAATAACAATGCAAAAtgctatagtttttttttgagataAGTTTTTTTGTCCGAAAAGGTAACTCATCACTGTCTGTTAAAGCTTATAGTTAGAACATACTAAAACACACACataatcattagactaaccttTGTCTGAACATGTATTGGACAAGGTTGTAGCATCTTCAGCAAAGACCCTTCTGACCACACGCCTATATAGCGCAACACATTGGTTGTGGTCAAGCATCAACGGTTAAAATTTTAGGTGTGAACTGATTTGAcacattaattttaatatatttattacctaaattatgtatataaattaatttaaattaaaaaaaaatatcgttAACAATACGTTGATGACTATTATTTATTCATCTAAACTTATTTTCATCCAATTTTTGTTGGGTAAAACGTTCTATTTTCCCTCTAGAAGTATCATATAATTAACAATTTTACACAAAGTTTTAACATCGTTTCAATTccacatattttaaattatcagACTTATTACTCCCCAATTAAAAAGATCAAAACCCAAACCTCCATAATGTATTAGATAAAAACTAAAACCGACACATAGCCGATTTAAATCGGTTTAATGTTTTTGGATTTGAAACTTTACCCAATTTAAACCTAATTAAACCAAAACAAACCAATTTAATAAGAACAAACCAAAATTGACCCGACTTATGACAACCCAACTCAAcctaatcttcttcttcatgacCATTACTGCTTCATctttcttaatttaaaaaatataaccaaTGTCAAAGGTGTGGCTCCGTCGGAGCTAAGGAATCTGACTAACCTCGTCGAGCTGCACTCTCTTCGACAACAAACTTGGCGGAGAGATTCTAAATAGTGTCTTAATGGCAGCTTGGCAATTGCTCAAGCAGCTAGTCAGAGACAAGGAAAAAGCTTCTTTAATCATGAACACACAACAATATGTATAATCACTTCTTTGATTTTAGTCGTTAATCTTAAAACTTCAGCCTTTTCTATGTTTCAGTTAATATTATGGCTAATCTATTATACTATGTTTCTCTGGTTTCAATTTCTGCCATTAAAGACACTTTTGGTGAAGCAAAAATAGTTGAACAACTAAAAGTAACAACTTAAAAATACTGAAACTATAAAAGAGCATGCTTTGAGTGAGCTCATGTGGGAGATGCTTGTTGTTGTCTCTTGCCTCTCCAAAATTTAGATCCTTTTGAATCAGCAAACCTTTTCTGTGACAGCTCGTGTGGAAGGAACTAAACAATTCATAGCTGTGATGTTCTTGAGCTCATCAAAGAACATAGTAACGCAGTCATCAGTTTGAGTGTGAAGCCAAGAACACAGTAAAGGTTTGATTCCTCACGAAGCTTCTTTTTCTCTCTAACTACTTGTCTGGATTGTTTCTGAAATTAATCAAGAGATGGAGGGTGAAGAATAATGGGTTGGGTCGGGTTGCCACCAATCGGATGTCTGGTCAGGTTTGTATTGGTTCGGTTTAAGTGTTTTAAATCTAGTTTATAGTGTAAACCACTAAATTAATGAAGAACCGTGGTCTATGTGGATTCGAGTTTCGATCTTTTTAATTGGAGAGTAATAAGTCggataaattaaaatataggtGGAACTGAAACGATGTTAAAACTTTGTGTGGAATTGTTACTATaaaagactctctctctctcaactgAACCGGAATCTTTAAACCGAACACGGATAGATTCACCTAAACACGCGCGCCTTTTTAAAAATTCGTTAGTTCGTTACATTGAccgttctctctctctatatgtTCAGAGAAACGAAACTAGCGAGAGAGCAAAGAACGAGAAGTAATCGAGAAGGAAAAGCAAGAAGAACATGATGATGCAAGAACGTAAGACTCTGAGCATGAACGACATTGATCTCTCACTCCTCCGCCTCTCATCCCCACCTTATGATGACTCCTTCTTCTCCCCTGGTTCCGACGAGTCCGATCATCCCAAACGAAGGAGACTCTCCTCTCAAGACCCAATCTTTATCTCCTCTCCCCTTCGCTCCACCCACCCTGAACCCCATTCCTCCAACATCGACGACCAGATTCTCACCGCGAGCCATGTTTTGACGAAGCAAGAAACGTCGTCGTCTGCTTCCAAGAATCCTGATACAGAGGTTGCTTGCTATGTAATTAAAGCATTTTCTTCTCTTCTGGTACTAATAAAGAATCTTTAATTTTGGTGAATAACAGACGATGAAGATGGTTAACAATCACGTGGAGGAGATCAATCAAGAAGAGACTAACTATGATGCttacgaggaagaagaagaagattgtggAGAAGGGATGAGGATAGAGAGATCTGGAGATGGGTTTGTAATTAGATTGAAGTGTAGATGCAAGCTAGCTTTTAGAATTCTTTTCTCTGATCACCACCTCTACTTCAAGTCTCTGTGATTCAGTTAGTACTATCTTCTTACTCTCTGATTTGTTGTAAcactttttactttttaaaatttttcaaaGTAATGTTTAGAGCAAGTCACAAAATAAGCAAGTTAACTGCAATGCCTGCGAGTGATAAGAATGAGTCATGGAACTGTCTTATTACATCTCTTTGTTGACTTGTGTTATCCTCTAACATGAGTtccttgttttatttttagataGTAAACACTAAACAGATACAATCCTGTGATATTTGCAATAACGCAAAAACAAAAGTTACAAACAGAATGAAACATCCCAAAAAGTGAAAGGCAATTGGTGCTAAAACCATCAGTGCCTTATTTATGTAAACTGTAAACTAGAGAACAGAATGTCATATGTAGCATTGGACTCTCATCCAGAAACATTCTCCTATAGTCGCCACAACGATACTAAGATGAGCAAGAAACCGATTCAAATCCCGAAGATGGTTTTTAAAAAAGTTCTAAAGAAGTCTACAGCTTCTGATTCTATCAGTCCCCAGACACAAACGCCTTCTGCTCGTAGTACTTCTTCTCACTAGCTTCCTTTTTCAAATTACGCTTCTATAAAATGCAATGCAAAACAAATTTCGAATGAGACAAAGGTCAGAGTGAAGCAACAAGAATGAATGAACAAGAATAGCAACTTGCC is drawn from Brassica rapa cultivar Chiifu-401-42 chromosome A05, CAAS_Brap_v3.01, whole genome shotgun sequence and contains these coding sequences:
- the LOC103867085 gene encoding uncharacterized protein LOC103867085, with translation MMMQERKTLSMNDIDLSLLRLSSPPYDDSFFSPGSDESDHPKRRRLSSQDPIFISSPLRSTHPEPHSSNIDDQILTASHVLTKQETSSSASKNPDTETMKMVNNHVEEINQEETNYDAYEEEEEDCGEGMRIERSGDGFVIRLKCRCKLAFRILFSDHHLYFKSL